The Streptomyces tubercidicus DNA segment AGGTGCGGGCGAGGTGCTCACGCAGCCGCCGCACACAGGGTTCGAGGTCGCGCTCCTCGTTGTAAACGGGGATCACCACATCGAGGACGGTCGTGATCTGTCCCAGCCGCAGATGCTCACGCGGCGGCAGAGAGCCCAGCGGTACGCGGGGCGGTGTCGTCGTCATGCCACGACATTCACCAACTCCGCTGTCGTGGAGATGTGGCTCGGCTGTGGTGGGGCTGTGAGGGGCCCTCAGGGGATGCTTGTGGGGGCGATGGGGCTCCTGGACCGGCGCCTACCGGGCGGCCACCCCCGCCGTCGGCAGCGTCACCGTGAAGACCGTCCGCCCCGGCACACTGCCGACCCGGACCGAACCGCCGTGCGCGGCCACCACCGCCTGCACGATGGCGAGGCCGAGCCCCGTGCTCCCGGCGGCCCGCGAACGCGAGGCATCACCCCGGGCGAAGCGCTCGAAGACATGCGGGAGGAGCGTCGCCGGAATACCGGGCCCGTCGTCCTCCACCTCCAACTGAACGCCCTCGTCGCGACCGGCGGCAGCACCCACGGTGACCCGCACCCTCGCCGTCACCGTCGTCCCCTCCGCCGTATGCGTACGGGCATTGGCCAGCAGATTCACCAGGATCTGGTGCAGCCGTCCGGCATCCCCGTACACCACCGCCGGCTCATCGGGCAGCTCCAGCCGCCACCGGTGACCCGGCCCGGCCACCTGCGCATCGCTGACCGCATCGACCACCAGCGGCGACAGATCGATGCGCTCATGGGCGAGTGGACGCCCGGAGTCCAGCCGGGCGAGCAGCAGCAGATCCTCCACCAGCCCCGTCATCCGCTCCGCCTCCGACTCGATCCGCCCCAGGGCGTGCCGGGTCTCCGGGCCCGGCTGCTCCCGCCCGCGCCGGGTCAGCTCGGCGTAGCCCCGGATCGACGCGAGCGGGGTACGCAGCTCATGACTGGCGTCGGCGACGAACCGCCGGACGCGCGTCTCGCTCTCCTGCCGGGCCGCGAGCGCGGAACCGACATGCCCCAGCATCCGGTTCAGCGCCGCACCGACCTGCCCGACTTCCGTACGCCCGTCCGCCTCC contains these protein-coding regions:
- a CDS encoding sensor histidine kinase, yielding MSAVALIAVVGAVIGTVTTIALHSYMQGQLDRKVHDFVMRAQMPRPHEPSPDQGRLDFVAMGGQPLGTVGARIGPGGTAEAGAKLSNPTNRLPEERLTPLSPSQVAALNTVPRDGRSHTAELPGLGDYRVESAQDGSLVIGLPLDYVQKTVGRLVLIEACVTVAGLAAAGLAGSAMVGIALRPLRRVAATATRVSELPLHQGEVALHLRVPATEADGRTEVGQVGAALNRMLGHVGSALAARQESETRVRRFVADASHELRTPLASIRGYAELTRRGREQPGPETRHALGRIESEAERMTGLVEDLLLLARLDSGRPLAHERIDLSPLVVDAVSDAQVAGPGHRWRLELPDEPAVVYGDAGRLHQILVNLLANARTHTAEGTTVTARVRVTVGAAAGRDEGVQLEVEDDGPGIPATLLPHVFERFARGDASRSRAAGSTGLGLAIVQAVVAAHGGSVRVGSVPGRTVFTVTLPTAGVAAR